Proteins encoded in a region of the Ranitomeya imitator isolate aRanImi1 chromosome 9, aRanImi1.pri, whole genome shotgun sequence genome:
- the NUTF2 gene encoding nuclear transport factor 2: protein MDDKRIWEHIGCSFVQHYYNLFDTDRAQLKAIYTDTSCLTWEGQQYQGKDAIIEKLSLLPFQKIQHSITSQDHQPTPDNCIISMVVGQLKADDDQVIGFHQMFLLKNVQDTWVCTNDMFRLALHNFG from the exons ATGGATGACAAGCGGATTTGGGAGCACATTGGCTGTAGCTTTGTACAACATTATTATAATCTGTTTGACACTGATAgagcgcaactaaaagcaatatAT ACTGATACTTCATGCCTAACTTGGGAAGGTCAGCAATATCAAGGCAAAGATGCGATTATTGAAAAGTTGTCA TTGCTTCCTTTCCAGAAGATCCAACATAGCATCACTTCACAAgaccatcagccgacacctgacaATTGTATCATCAGTATGGTTGTAGGTCAGCTCAAG gcagACGATGACCAGGTTATTGGATTCCATCAAATGTTTCTACTTAAGAACGTGCAGGACACCTGGGTCTGTACAAATGACATGTTTCGGCTAGCACTGCATAACTTTGGTTGA